The Geotrypetes seraphini chromosome 12, aGeoSer1.1, whole genome shotgun sequence nucleotide sequence AACAGAAGTCCAAAATTTCAGAGCTAAATATAAAGTAATGCACATGCATGGCCCTTCCTGCATGCAACAGTTTTTTCCTCTGCTGACCAGatatgaaaaccaaaaaaactctgtggagtgacgatgttcctaaatggactttatttgaaagtatcaaagttccaaaggtacactaaaatcatccacataaaataattccatccacataaaagtaaatcatccacataagagccttaaaggacctagtccgctagggatacaggacccaacacggtccgcgtttcgacaaaaactcttcttcaggggtcctataaaggtgagtacgtgggaaacaattgtgtggtgaacgggaagtgagacactgcttgcatttgcaatggaaagcggactaggtcctttaaggctcttatgtggatgatttacttttatgtggatggaattattttatgtggatgattttagtttgggaacatcgtcactccacagagtttttttggttttctctggattttcttctttgtggatattttggggtcaattccttttgttttttgaccAGATATGAAAAACCATCTTCAAAGAATGTTACCTCTTCCCTGTGTATttaattaaccctttatttgccattgttgctcagaagcaacatgtttcTATGGATATTAAGGGAGacctgcatctccaaatgcctgttacttggcaccattgctctcgttcaacatcaagttaacataaagcagccattttcaccatctgccaattaaagggttaaaaccAGCATGCTCATTTTTGTTCCTGTGGGAAAATGTTAAGACAAATCTGATCACATGGACTAGAACTGAAAGTGGAGTTTAGTGCTGGCTCAACAGTATCGGGGAGAGAGAGGCCAGTTGAGTTGTGCTGAAGTAGCTCTGCTGTTATGATTGTGTATATTTGACGCCTTTGTTGGAAGAGTTTGTATATTGGTTGGCAACATTCTGACCCCTGATACAGATACTTGATGAAACGTGGTCTTGAAATAAAGTTCCTTTGATGTGAATGTGACTCCGCCTTCTTGTTCCTATCCGTGGCCTTCTACACTTCTTTTTTTATATTGCAGACAAATCTTTTCAGCCATGCCTTGAATGTGTATGAAAGATCCAAAACTCGATGcctatttatttgatttgatttctatcccgtcctcccgagaactcagaacaggttacaagctaACATTCACAGTAGGTTACATTGGACAGTATGCTACTGTATTGTATTGCTAAATGTAATGACAAGGCTGGGTAGTTCAGTAACTTAAGGACAGCTTGGGGTGGGGACATTCATAGGAAATTCCGAGGGAGGTATTAGGCTGACTGCAAGCATTGTGGTAGAATGTTTAAGCCCAAAAGGACCGTCCGATCACTTCTACGATCCCGGAGGAGAGAGTGTTCTATGTACAGAAAATCAGTTGACTTGGCATATTCCAGATAATCATCTGTGGAAGGTACAGCCCATGGAAGCAAAGAAATAGTGCTAGGCATCCTTAAAGGTGGCACAAACCTCCTTGGAGGCTTCCAATCCTAAAGAACAATCTTCAGCATATCTGCAATAGCCTGATgtcaaaacaaatatcaaatgttcaatttaatttataactttttattgaaggaatcaaataagcatataataatataatacaataagatattcattacaattacattcataatactaatatttcatacatatttctatcattactccaaaatatatttccattacCTATTTCATACTACTATACATTTTCCCTattcccatccccccttccccatcccccttcccaacCCCCATTTTTATTTCGATTATAGCATTGTAATTAATGAATTAAGCAAATCTACAATTCAAGTATTCCATACATATTACTATTCTGCTTCTTGAGTTAATACtttactttctgaatatcatcttttttgCAGGTTATTAGATTTGGTATAATCTTATGGTTTTTGCTGATGTATGGGATTTTTATGTTGTGTAAATCCTGAaatatgtataataataataataacagtttatataccgcaggaccgtgaagttctatgcggtttacaatgcttagaaatgttacagattgagtgaataaacagagttacagattgaatgaacaaacaaagtacagatttagcgacaggtgataTGTGATATGATCGATTTCATCTTTATTAGAGCCCCCATCCCTTAACATTCTGATTCACTCTCTCATTACTACAcgtctagactattgcaatgccctatatCAGGAAATTGCCCAAAAAGAGCTCTGAAGATTACAGGTAAAACTCCTATGAAAAGCCAAAAAATATAATGTCACCCTACTTTTAATTTCGGCTCACTATTTACCAATTACACACTGGCTGACATTCAGTCTTTTGCTCCTTACATTCAAAGTTAGGCAAGACCACACTCCAGTATTCATGGACAGACTAAACTTATTCCTTATGTTCCTACACGGACACTTCTCCTAATTGTTCCCTCCGCTCGTCACATGACCTACAATATGACTCGTAAAGCCATATTTTCTGTAGCAGCCCCTCCATTATGGAATGCCCTACCATCATATCTTCACCACAAAACCTCTAGTCAAATTCAAATCCAACCTCAAAGCCTTTCTATTCAAAGACGCATATGAGATGATATTGTAGGCTATTTTAGAACAACACATTCATTTTACAGCCTGAACACAGAATtgcctataccaggggtaggcaattccggtccttgagagccggagccaggtcaggttttcaggatattcacaataaatatgcctgagatagatttgcatctcaaggaggcagtgcatgcaaatccatctcatacatattcattgtggagatcctgaaaacctgacctggctctggctctcaaggaccggaattacctacccctggcctataccaactcccaccctctttcctcatgttatttcctcttgttttctttcctatcaatACACTATagttcctcccctcttccctctatcATTTTGCCTTATTGTGTCCTAAAGCTTctctatattttttctttttttttcctctctttgttttggtaaaggggatggaactcctctcgtatgaggaaagactacaactgttaggactcttcagcttggaaaagagacgggtgaggggagacatgattgaagtctacaaaattccgagtggagtagaacgggtacaagcagatcgatttttttactgtcaaaaattacaaagacttggggacactcaatgaagttacagggaaatacttttaaaaccaattggaggaagtGTTTtctttcactcggagaatagttaagctctgcaacgcgttgccagaggttgtggtaagagcggatagcgtagctggttttaagaaaggtttagacaagttcctggaggaaaagtccatagtctgttattgagagagacacggaggaagtcactgcttgcttgccctgtatcggtagcatggaacattgctacactttgggttttggccaggtactagtgacctggattggccaatgtgagAACGGGCcattgggcttaatggaccattggtctgacccagtaaggctattcttatgttctttgttttCTTATTTGTATACCGTTCAGACCTTTTGATGCGTGAttaaaataaacttaaaacttgatacCATTTTTTCTAGAGCCAgccctgttgctgctgttgcagAGACTTTTCTGGCCTGGCCGTGGTATACTTATGATTGTCACTAAGATCCTGAGAGGCTAATCCAAGTATACTGTTGTTCTCAGTGTTTGGAaatcttttcttccattttatGGAATAGGTTTCGTGGATAAGGGAACCTTTTGGGTAAAGATTGATCAGAAAGCTTTCTTATCAAGCGGCTTTCTGGGACAAGGAACTGAAACCTTATGTTATTGAGTTCCATGTCTTACAATCATTTCCGAAAGCAACTGAAGACACACATTGTTTGCAAATCAATCAATTCTCTctagtttgtattatttgttaaattttgtaaaaccACACCGAACTTACCggttatgtggtatagaaatgGCTTGTTCTGTTCTGTAGTAGCTAAAGAATTGGAAGAGTGAGGTAAACAAAATGTGGCTAAGAAGGTATAAGGAGTGAATGTTTCCCTCCTTTCTTTATATCCGTCTTTGTATATATTCATCTCTTAAACGACACTTTATCCATCTGATGAAGTGGACCCTTGTCTTCAAAAACCATATCTCGATAAATTGATTATAAGACGCATCCAGACTTTTATCACTTTTGCTACCCCTCTTAAAGCTTTCAGACTAGTACTGGCCGATTTGTGTCGGTTGTAATGGAAGTTTATATAACCAGCACCTGTGTGGCTTTGTCTTCTCATGTCATGCTATGAGAGTTTTATTTAAACTACTTTGGTAAGATCACACTTTCTTTTCTGAATGAacagatttatttaaaaatcaaagGTTTGCATTATATTGCAATTTTTACAAAATAGCTTGTTGGTCAGATGCCTAagaacattgaaaataaaatggtAATCATCTGATGGTCTGTATGGCTTATTTAATGACATGCGGCCTCAGAATAGAGAGGGTATCTAGGTCTGTTCAGTGGTGCTTTGTGATGCACACTGTGGGGAATGACAGGAGCAGGCGGTGTGGGCATCAATTGTATCTGTCAGGTCTTCAGACTTCTCCAGCATTTTCTGCGTTTCAGCTAAGTCTATGGATTCATCTGTGTGGAAAGAACAGAACGAGTGAATGTTCAGCTGCTCAGTGAGGTTTTTATCGGACAATATTTCAACATCTGTACTGGCTCCCTGGGAAGGACTGCGTGAAGGGGGGAAACTCAATTTTGAAAGCAAGAAAGCTATATCGCTGAAGAGTTTGCACCCGTTCTAACTAATTCAGGATACTGATAGAGGGTTACAAGCAGTGTGACTGCATCACATCCACCCATAGAGAGCAAACATTCTTTGTCCTTCCCACTTTTTCTACCTATATGCTTAAACTGCACTTTCATCCCCTCCACCCTCTCATCCTGGCTGTCTATTAGATCTCTCTattactcttttatctaccaaacgttatctaaaacccataatttcaccctattcttatctcctaaagacctccacttccctttggtaactctttacccaacgtttattaccttaaaaattctatgtcatcgcttattctattccttcaaattttgaatgtaattcttgttttagtttggatgtaatccgccttgaaccgcaaggtaatggcggaatagaaatcactaatgtaatgtaatgtttcattgtattgtattgacatTGTGAGCGTCGTATCCATTTTACCTGAATGTTCTAATCTAATGCATCCTTTTAAGGTGTTTCATtcgtattatgctgacattgtattatatcatCTCTCTATTACTTGAATGTTTTTGTGTAGTGCCTATTGTGATATATCATTAGTATTCTactgacatttatcatatttctggTATATGAATGTTCTACTGTGCTttacaagctggggctcttcagcttggagaagagaaggctcatgggtgatatgatagaggtctatataaTACAGAGTGGAGTTCAAAGGGTGGATATGAATCgctttatttactctttccaaaaatgctaggactagggggcatgcgatgaagctactaagtagtaggttTAAAATAAACcggtgaaaatatttcttcacacgaagtgtaaattaaactctggaatttgttgccagagaatgtagtgaaatcagttaaaaaaaaaaaggtttggatcatttccattattgagatggtttgggaaaatccactacttattcctaggataagcagcataaaatctgttttacttcttgggatctagctaggtacttgggacctgggttggccactgttggaaaccagatactgggcttgattgacctttggCCTGTCACagcatggcaatttttatgtttttaggtgAGCCAACTATAGGATAATCccgcctttgtgacatcactaatgaggctggctcttaggcagtggtggaatgaggcattataacatcacaatctcagctatgGAATGGCTGACAGGGTttctgggacctgggttggtcactgttggaaacaggatactgggcaattcttaagttcttatttaTACAATACTTATGATATactataattagattgtgagcccattaggaGCGAGAGGGAAAAACTCTCAGAGTAGTTGatcaatgtaaaccacttatgaTATATTGATCAGGTATTCTGAGAGTTTTTCCTATCtttcctgatgggctcacaatttaactgtgGGACCTGGagcaaaggagggttaagtggcttgcccagggtcacaatgagggGCACTGGGATTGAagccacatcctcagggtgctgaggcagcagttctaaccagTAGGCCCTGCCTCCCTCCTATTTCCCTCCTATTATGTCATTATTATTGCCAGAATTGAATTTAACTATCTCTAGGTTCCGCTGAGGGGCACTGGGATTAAagccacatcctcagggtgctgaggcagcagttctaaccagTAGGCCCCGCCTCCCTCCTATTTCCCTCCTATTATGTCATTATTATTGCCAGAATTGAATTTAACTATCTCTAGGTTCTGCTCATTGATCACACTTTATGCTTACATTTGGTTATTTTAGTATTGCTATGCTATTAACAAAATATAAGttgcttattagagaatgacacggggaaaaaatctgtccccttcatcGTCCCGTCCCTGACCCcgtcatccccttcaccgccccgtccccgcagcatccacccttctcaccacccttcagcggcccaagaatctccctcccctTACTTCGcagcgtaaagaaacttaagggagggaaggtgcgcaGTCACCGATTGCGCAcgcggccccttccctccctacctccggccaaatctatctctctccctcccctttaccttcatggcgctttagtaaagaaactgatgccggcgaagcctgcctgtgccgccctgcagtcgcgtgtgtgcgGGCGGAAGCTTcgcctctgacaattgtcattttataaacacaaataaaacagagtgaGGTACAACaaaatccatctcccctccctttcacaaatattccttccactattgtgaaaactgaacaaaccaaattactacagaatgctacatagaaaaatcaagctaacggaatactttacattacattagtgatttttattccgcttgtaccttgcagttcaaagcggattacataagaagagaactggacatttccaggagggtacatgacattggagaatacagattaaggatatagacttaataacagaatgatggtaaagacttaataacatcggaagataaGTCAGGTTAcattagtcacacatggcaagaataatgttaggggagtgcaactagggcaactgcccctggtcagagagagaaccctaagccccctggaagctaaagaagcacagcctggactttgaggtccccagttatgtctaataccagctctagcaggatacatatttcaaatctgaaatattcgaatcataaaattaaaaataaatttattttttttgtctggtaattttattcttcaaatcacattggtctcaggctttggtctcatctgtcttcatcgtggcatggctggctcctgaaggtaaaataggtgcaagaggagctggggagaagatactgagtctgacacaggtgcaattttttttaccacaggagtaagacttttcaccgctcccacggggcggtaaaaggccttgtccccattcccgcggtgaaccagttgcaaatgtctccattcctgtggatttactgtgGGAACCCGTGGTTTACCGTGGTAaatggtccctgtgtcattctctattgcttaTATCAAGCCATATCTGATATTCACtgccttggatgaatctcttcatgtgGGTAGTtattaaatctcaataaataatgcTGCTAGAGGAACCCTATGTTACATGTTGATGATAAGAGGCTCAGATCATtctgattaaattaaaatatgtAAGACATTCATATGTTTACTAGTGATAGCAAGACAGCAGAGGGCTAAAACAATTTACAGACACAAAAGACAAGGATATTTAACTCCTACTTTTCTGCTCACTGTTATGTTTCATAAGAGGCGTTAATCACAGTTCTATAGCAACCTAAGCATGTACAGATTTTTGTGTAACAAGTTAAATATTTAACATTTAAACAATAAATTGGTAGAATTCTGTGCCAGGCATGCTTGCAATCCCCCCAACAGGCAGACAGAGTTTTTTTACTTACTATCTTTCAGGCAGTGGAATCTCACAGACACAGGAGTGGTTTGGGTGGGTGAGCATCCTGTCGCGCAGCGTGAAACGGGATGAATGGAGTAGCAGTTGGACGTCTCTCCATCGGTGCCCACTGATTTCTCGAGTTTCACCAATTTCAGTTCCAGCGTACaatctgttaaaaaaaatatctacTGTTAGTATTAGGCAACATTGAAAATAGTTCTGAATCTCTAAGCATGTCGGTGGTTTTAGGAACTAATGTTTGCACACTGATAGTGGATGCCAGTGGAATAGCTGTGTAATTCTCATTAAAGGAAACTGCTGGCTCAGGGCTTCTTTGTGCTGACATTTTTACTATAGAGTATATGAACCTAATAACTGCCAAACTCTGTCAGACCTATGGCCCATCTAAcccagtctcctgttttcaacagtggccaatccaggtcacagtacctggcagaaatccagatagtagcaacaGTCACTACATTATtgtagtgtcagagagagaataaccattggctcagttgtgatgatgtgacacgtgtatactatatgtactcgtattgcaagactacaatcttgcagtgtcagagcgagagaagagccatcagctcagttgtgatgtgtgtacggtatgtattgcaagacattgcttgtatatcaagttaaaatttaatcaaatgttttgcttgtcttgcaaaacacttgcaaaccaagttacttgcaatccaaggttttactgtacattccTTGTCTGTTAGAGAAAgtatgtagtgactgttctaaatgagcgaggtcttgcaatataagttcgtatagtattttgtattaaagcttttgggttgtggaTCGAATTGTCtgcgtttccattatttcctatggggaaatttgctttgatatacgagtgctttggattacaagcatgcttctggaacgaattatgctcgcaaaccaaggttttactttaTATGCTTCCTGCAAGACCACACACACAGAATTCCTGTTTGGAGTGAAAAGCTGTGAATGAATGTACAGTAGTGTGTAGCATAGTGTTTTCTCCAAGGAGAGTTGATTACTTGTGTTTGACAAactcattagaaaaaaaaattaactctgAAGGGGTCAACTTTGGAAAAGGATTTCTTTGCAAGTTTCAGCTAATCTGTACTTTCAGGTGATAGCATGGCAATAGGGAAACAATCCCGCTCATCCCACTTCCCGGTTCCCCTATCTCCGCCCAAGATACATCATGGAAATGTTTGTAAATTAAAAATGTCCATTTAATCTTAGAAACGAAAGGACACTAACACGTGTATTACAGGTGCTACAGTGTTTTCCACCACTCTAGAAAGAACTATTAACCCTACTAATAATACTAACCGTTAATATGACTTTGGAAGAAGGTGTGTGATAAGAAAGAAAAGCTCTCAGCTGCCTCACGGGAGGTTGGCAATGGAGGAACTGGTAGTGGGAAAGTAATGTCGTTAAATGATAAAGTCATCTGTGAAaggagaaaagggaaaaaaatcagGAAGTATTTACCAGAAGATCTGCATTATATTTTAAGCAAAACTGAACATTATTAGCAGGAAAATGTTTACTTTGGGTGTTTGCACGATGATATTGCCTCTTTCTGGTGTCTGAACAGTCACATATACTGTGATTTCTTTGGAGGGATTTTTCCGGCACGTCTTGGAATATCCTGACGCTATAGTCATTCCTTCGATGAATCCAACAGCACTACaagatatttttaaaatacaAACATTTATTCATCTTTGTTTTAATAGGCCTTCCTGTAATGAGTTTtggggttcatagacataatcgcggaagacaaaggcgcgcgccgacaactgagcgcaagacggaagcgtgcaccgaagaaaattactgtttttaggggctccgatgggggttttttgttggggagccccccactttacttaatacagattgcggcagcgttgggggtttggggggttgtaaccccccacattttactggaaacttaactttttccctaaaaacagggaaaaagtgaagttttcagtaaaatgtgggggggttacaaccccccaaaccccccacaatgtggcgcgatctgtattaagtaaagtgggggggttcccccccacgcccccccgtcggagcccctaaaaacagtaattttcttcggcgtgcgcctccgcgctgcgctcaattgtctgcgcgcgcctttgtcctggcgcgcttttgacctgacaccgagttTTGGTGTGTTTGGGGgcgggagtgtgtgtgtgtgtgtgtggggggggggggtttagagaTATTGGTCCGATAGATCTTCTGTGGGAACTAGAGTTGCGATACTAATGCTGTGATTCCTAGTGTTGCGATCACTCATTCACAGGTAATCTGGAATTTCCCCCTTTTATAACAGACCCACCCTCTCACTGTTTCTAGTCTGGTATTTACAGCACTGATCCTgaggcaccccccactggcaagactgtaggtggaggactcccacacAGAAGGTGCCTGgtagaagcctattctataaaggcacccactttcctttatagaatactagtgtaaccatatatatatatactagtcttatagcccgttacattaacgggtgccttCCCCTCTTTCTACGCCACTGGCTACAGATACATGCATAACTTATTCTATAAGATAAATGTGATGAGCATCTCCCCAAGGAGGTCTCATGGTTTCTCCTCTGAATTCCTATGCAAGGGTTTCCACTCAGGGCTTCTCAGCACACTCCTCCCAGTTCTGGGTAGGACTCTTCCTTTTTTACTCCCCTTTGGCTCAGGCTGCTTCTTAATATACATCACTTGTTAGCTTTCCTAGCACAGGCCAAGCAACACCAAGCTAACACCAGTGATGAAGAGCCCTCCGTCTTCTACCATCCTcctgctaatctaatctaaggcttggcttcatataccgagtcatcattctaagaaagctctgCTCGGTCAAGGAGTCTGGACTCTATACAGGGCCCGGCACTGGCGCTAGATTAACTGAAGCAGATCCTTCGAGTCTATCCGCTCATGAGGCCCTGTTGGTACCGCCCCCTCTGGTGCAAACGTGCCAAAATGGATGGAGCCGACAGGACCTTCCCAAGCGCATGGACGTGAGGCTCTTCAGCAGAGGGGGCATGCTGCTggaggaagagggtgggagaCCCGCACTGTATACCCCCCATAAGTGGCTTGTGTACCCCTAGAGGTACGCATACCATGtgttgagagacactgctctagttcACCTGCAGGTAGCAAGGGCTTTGTATCACCCTTCCCAGGGTTCAGTGCTCCTTTCCTGGGCTGCCTGCTTGCTCAGATTCCCATGCTGTCTCCTCCTGCCCCTCAACCACAGACTGTCTGTTCACATTTCCTTGTGTCTTCCAGAAACACAAG carries:
- the LOC117346043 gene encoding vitellogenin-A2-like; translation: MTPISDSDSWSACAKASLKGGHKFKGVLSWGPDCKGYRAAFKMEYGVVDNQGTGEEAKGRPALKIGLEWPKLPSSMRKATENAVGFIEGMTIASGYSKTCRKNPSKEITVYVTVQTPERGNIIVQTPKMTLSFNDITFPLPVPPLPTSREAAESFSFLSHTFFQSHINDCTLELKLVKLEKSVGTDGETSNCYSIHPVSRCATGCSPTQTTPVSVRFHCLKDNESIDLAETQKMLEKSEDLTDTIDAHTACSCHSPQCASQSTTEQT